From a region of the Branchiostoma floridae strain S238N-H82 chromosome 13, Bfl_VNyyK, whole genome shotgun sequence genome:
- the LOC118428484 gene encoding uncharacterized protein LOC118428484 has protein sequence MANVKWDNGRVLEFIVAVRLDAKDNFCHHEQACAESCLSQLCHYSIGLAGANPCLSQLLPCDGCVSICVYLGCDTIGLAGANPCLSQLLPCEWRVPICVYLVGCDTIGLAGANPCLSQLLPCDWRVSICVYLVGCDTIGLAGANPCLSQLLPCDWRVPICVYLVGCDTIGLAGANPCLSQLLPCDWRVPICVYLVGCDTIGLAGANPCLSSVCRPLRRFISGNVTCYYHVCRTLRRFISGNVTGNYHVCQTLRRFISGNVTCYYHVCQTLRRFISGNVTCYYHVCQTLRRFISGNVTDYYHVCQTLRRFISGNVTCYYHYL, from the exons ATGGCAAACGTTAAG TGGGACAATGGACGTGTATTAGAGTTTATTGTGGCCGTCAGGTTGGATGCCAAAGACAATTTTTGTCATCACGAACAGGCGTGTGCCGAATCGTGTTTATCCCAGTTGTGCCACTATAGTATAGGACTGGCGGGTGCCAATCCGTGTTTATCCCAGTTGTTACCATGTGACGGGTGTGTGTCAATTTGTGTTTATCTCGGTTGTGATACTATAGGACTGGCGGGTGCCAATCCGTGTTTATCCCAGTTGTTACCATGTGAATGGCGTGTGCCAATTTGTGTTTATCTCGTCGGTTGTGATACTATAGGACTGGCGGGTGCCAATCCGTGTTTATCCCAGTTGTTACCATGTGACTGGCGTGTGTCAATTTGTGTTTATCTCGTCGGTTGTGATACTATAGGACTGGCGGGTGCCAATCCGTGTTTATCCCAGTTGTTACCATGTGACTGGCGTGTGCCAATTTGTGTTTATCTCGTCGGTTGTGATACTATAGGACTGGCGGGTGCCAATCCGTGTTTATCCCAGTTGTTACCATGTGACTGGCGTGTGCCAATTTGTGTTTATCTCGTCGGTTGTGATACTATAGGACTGGCGGGTGCCAATCCGTGTTTATCATCTGTATGCCGTCCATTGCGTCGGTTCATAAGCGGCAATGTGACGTGCTATTATCATGTGTGTCGAACATTGCGTCGGTTCATAAGCGGCAATGTGACGGGCAATTATCATGTGTGTCAAACATTGCGTCGGTTCATAAGCGGCAATGTGACGTGCTATTATCATGTGTGTCAAAC ATTGCGTCGGTTCATAAGCGGCAATGTGACGTGCTATTATCATGTGTGTCAAACATTGCGTCGGTTCATAAGCGGCAATGTGACGGACTATTATCATGTGTGTCAAACATTGCGTCGGTTCATAAGCGGCAATGTGACGTGCTATTATCATTATTTGTGA
- the LOC118429409 gene encoding tumor necrosis factor receptor superfamily member 11B-like encodes MSTFWILVAVTLQLGSQWVAAKENIKTSPRSSGDDVIAIAQHRSPPIYRSMPGVYPLEYNGQQSLTCDLCEPGHFLVKHCDTEHGTICEQCPHNFYMRYYNNGDRCLSCGDTCDDDRNLVTLQECSPTAPRRCDCKPGTRQVYRGSNGPAMCSPVKTGTGTTDSKHGNATSLRNPDHNETTQKTTTSTSSTGNTTKWDLDSSLANDTLSYDLAESESFVVPLAGGLASLAGIAVAAVVIVACCKDQSTPNKETESNINKNVDLRQVFNYVADHVGSRWSRLARHLPGNLPTQADLDSIYERHRPDVKEMAFQMLLKWKQMNGNKASLEGLQQGLRRSFHPIIARQVGKMQWPEMV; translated from the exons ATGTCTACATTTTGGATCCTTGTTGCCGTTACGCTACAACTTGGATCGCAATGGGTGGCCGCAAAAGAGAACATCAAG ACTTCGCCACGATCGTCGGGAGATGACGTCATCGCTATTGCGCAACATCGTTCACCCCCGATATACCGGTCCATGCCTGGCGTCTACCCGTTAGAATACAATGGACAACAGTCGCTGACATGTGATCTGTGCGAACCAGGTCATTTTCTTGTCAA GCACTGTGACACTGAACATGGCACGATATGTGAACAGTGTCCCCACAATTTCTACATGCGGTATTACAACAACGGTGACAGGTGTCTCAGCTGCGGCGATACCTGTGATGATGACCGTAACCTGGTCACCCTGCAGGAGTGTTCTCCAACCGCACCGCGGCGCTGTGACTGCAAGCCGGGAACAAGACAGGTGTACCGAGGGTCAAACGGACCTGCGATGTGTTcgcctgttaaaacaggcacaG GTACAACAGACTCCAAACATGGCAATGCTACATCACTGCGAAATCCTGACCACAATGAAACAACACAGAAGACTACTACCAGCACTAGTAGTACAGGAA ACACAACAAAATGGGACTTAGACTCATCATTAGCCAATGACACGCTGTCCTATGACCTAGCGGAGAGTGAATCATTCGTTGTACCTCTTGCTGGCGGTCTTGCTAGTCTGGCGGGCATTGCTGTGGCCGCTGTTGTCATCGTGGCATGCTGCAAAGACCAATCTACTCCAAATAAGGAGACGGAAAGCAACATCAACAAAA ACGTTGACTTGAGACAAGTATTCAACTATGTGGCTGACCATGTCGGCAGTCGCTGGTCGCGTCTCGCAAGACATCTGCCCGGTAACCTCCCGACACAGGCCGACCTTGACAGCATCTACGAAAGGCATCGTCCGGACGTTAaagaaatggcttttcagatgCTCCTGA AATGGAAGCAAATGAACGGTAACAAAGCCTCCCTTGAGGGTCTTCAGCAGGGACTCCGCCGGTCCTTCCACCCCATTATCGCCCGTCAGGTTGGAAAAATGCAGTGGCCCGAGATGGTTTAG
- the LOC118428485 gene encoding cytochrome P450 4F6-like yields the protein MIGLVEIHDLSGLLVGLLLSALVYAVVKVLLSLQEHIRLGSKFPCPPYHWLYGNHHLTDGTFGEKYLSMTRDVVEKHARAHTYWAGLFNVVVVTHPETIRQLLRSQSEKGSVYGSLRPWLGNGLFLSDGDQWRVHRRLLTPAFHFDILKQYVSVYNKEATEMISKLSETAKIRHAFEMFQEASMCTLEIILQCAFSGGQMSDETKNEYVAAIRKLKLLFVEMQFNPIYWLSVSAYNRLPSGREYIRLCKSIQDKAGSIITKRRQQQNRNGRPGQNTRLDFIDILLSARHEDGTGLTDLEIREEVDTFLFAGHETTASALSWTLYSLAQHPHHQDKVREEVNHLLSGREDDTIQWADLHKLPYLTMCLKEAMRLHTPVPMITRATLEDTVIDGVTVPKGFDIGIHLYGLHHNPAVWGPDHMEFDPSRFRPERMKDRDSHAFLPFSAGQRNCIGQNFAMNEAKVLLARLIHKFVFEVDPTRPAQKEMLIVMCAKGGMWMEVTPA from the exons ATGATCGGCCTGGTAGAAATTCACGACCTCTCAGGCCTTCTGGTCGGACTTCTTCTCTCAGCACTTGTGTACGCGGTCGTTAAGGTTCTCTTAAGTCTTCAGGAGCACATACGTCTTGGAAGCAAGTTCCCCTGCCCTCCCTACCACTGGCTCTACGGCAACCATCACTTG ACTGACGGCACGTTTGGTGAGAAGTACCTGTCCATGACACGGGACGTTGTGGAGAAGCACGCGCGGGCGCACACTTACTGGGCAGGATTGTTCAATGTTGTTGTGGTAACTCATCCAGAAACCATCAGGCAGCTTCTGAGGTCCCAGA GTGAAAAGGGAAGTGTGTACGGCTCTCTACGACCGTGGCTAG GTAACGGCTTGTTCCTGAGTGACGGAGACCAGTGGAGGGTTCACCGCCGACTCCTCACGCCTGCCTTTCACTTCGATATCCTCAAACAGTACGTCAGTGTCTACAACAAGGAAGCCACGGAAATGATa AGCAAGCTATCAGAGACTGCTAAAATCCGTCATGCTTTTGAGATGTTCCAAGAGGCCAGCATGTGTACCCTGGAAATCATCCTACAGTGTGCTTTTTCAGGGGGACAGATGTCAGATGA GACCAAGAATGAGTACGTCGCAGCGATTCGGAAGCTTAAACTCCTGTTTGTCGAGATGCAGTT CAACCCGATATATTGGCTATCGGTTTCCGCGTACAACCGGCTTCCCAGTGGGCGAGAATACATTCGCTTGTGTAAATCCATCCAGGACAAAGCAGGATCCATCATTACGAAGAGGAGACAGCAACAA AACCGGAACGGACGTCCAGGCCAGAACACCAGGCTGGACTTCATCGACATCCTGCTGTCCGCACGGCACGAGGACGGGACGGGGCTGACGGATCTGGAGATCAGGGAAGAGGTGGACACCTTCTTGTTTGCTG GGCATGAGACGACAGCAAGTGCCCTTTCCTGGACCCTGTACTCCCTTGCCCAACATCCCCATCATCAGGACAAGGTGCGGGAAGAGGTGAATCATCTGCTGTCCGGGAGGGAGGATGACACGATTCAATG GGCAGACCTACACAAACTCCCCTACCTGACCATGTGTCTGAAAGAAGCCATGCGGCTACACACTCCTGTTCCTATGATCACGCGCGCCACGCTGGAGGACACTGTGATTGACGGTGTGACTGTGCCAAAGGGGTTTGACATAGGCATACACCTGTACGGACTGCACCATAACCCGGCTGTCTGGGGACCCGATCATATG GAGTTTGATCCGAGTCGTTTCCGCCCTGAGCGCATGAAAGACAGAGACTCTCACGCCTTCTTGCCGTTTTCTGCAGGACAGAG GAACTGCATCGGTCAGAACTTTGCGATGAATGAAGCGAAGGTGCTGCTTGCAAGGCTGATACACAA ATTTGTCTTTGAAGTCGACCCGACACGCCCTGCGCAGAAAGAGATGTTGATCGTCATGTGTGCCAAGGGCGGGATGTGGATGGAAGTTACGCCAGCCTGA
- the LOC118428486 gene encoding malignant fibrous histiocytoma-amplified sequence 1 homolog, with protein sequence MNQLQALPGGFGAALSGAEVSLYGNPLVQPPFEVCSQGIQAIADYQDQLSKDSAAVEDTVDPCLKMLIIGETCAGKTSLKKALVLNKFQLVDVLSRTHGIEITPWDTGSEIKINIYDFGGHEAYFLTHQLFLTHSALHLLVVNLSGYHESRFYTEIGRWLDMLAVRVPGAIVRIVGTHIDKMSLEEVDTKSSLISDQIAAYQDNRDATVQEKIDKLEHSMASPDVMSSYSMKTMFQELNERLDKAKKAAHQKLCIGQTVIPVSSASGLDGIQALREEIVSMACTGQYFPDLRRKLPRSWIILERLLSAKRDEANCPLYITLENCMQMGNSEGLSIESSLINSLHYLHRTGAVLYYEALPKFVFPNPTQLIDIFKVLLKDHAEMEAEFLKVPRSRVRKGWISY encoded by the exons ATGAATCAGCTGCAAGCACTACCTGGTGGCTTTGGTGCAGCACTGAGTGGAGCAGAGGTGAGCCTATACGGTAACCCTTTAGTGCAGCCTCCATTCGAGGTGTGTAGTCAGGGCATTCAGGCCATTGCAGATTACCAAGACCAGCTCAGCAAAGACTCAGCAGCTGTGGAAGACACGGTCGACCCCTGCCTTAAGATGTTGATCATTGGCGAGACCTGTGCTGGTAAGACAAGTCTGAAGAAAGCTTTGGTTCTGAACAAGTTTCAACTTGTAGATGTGCTGAGCAGGACACATGGCATCGAAATCACACCCTGGGACACGGGTAGTGAGatcaaaatcaacatttatGACTTTGGCGGTCATGAGGCATATTTCCTGACCCATCAGTTGTTCCTGACACACAGTGCACTCCACCTTTTGGTGGTTAATCTCAGTGGCTATCATGAAAGCAGGTTTTACACAGAGATTGGGAGGTGGCTGGATATGCTTGCAGTACGTGTGCCTGGGGCCATTGTGAGAATCGTCGGAACTCACATTGACAAGATGTCATTAGAGGAAGTGGATACAAAGTCTTCTCTGATCAGTGATCAGATAGCAGCTTACCAAGATAACAGAGATGCCACTGTACAGGAAAAAATAGACAAACTTGAGCACAGTATGGCCTCCCCAGATGTGATGAGCTCCTACAGTATGAAAACAATGTTTCAGGAACTGAATGAAAGGCTGGACAAGGCAAAGAAAGCAGCCCATCAGAAGCTCTGTATTGGACAAACCGTGATTCCTGTGAGTTCTGCCTCAGGACTAGACGGCATTCAAGCCTTGAGAGAAGAGATTGTTAGCATGGCATGTACTGGCCAGTACTTCCCAGACCTGAGAAGGAAGCTACCCCGCAGCTGGATTATTCTGGAGAGGTTACTCAGTGCAAAGCGTGATGAGGCAAACTGTCCGCTGTACATAACACTAGAGAACTGCATGCAGATGGGAAACAGTGAAGGTCTATCAATCGAGTCCTCCCTAATCAATTCTTTGCACTACCTTCACAGAACTGGAGCTGTCCTTTACTACGAAGCCTTGCCTAAGTTTGTCTTCCCTAACCCAACCCAACTCATTGACATCTTCAAAGTCCTCCTCAAAGACCATGCTGAGATGGAGGCAGAATTCTTAAAGGTACCGAGG AGCAGAGTGAGGAAGGGCTGGATCTCTTACTGA